The genomic stretch ACCAGCAGATACGGGAAGAGGGCGACGATCGGGGCGAGCCGGAACACCCGGCTGTCGGCCGCGCCGGGCGCGACGTCCTCCTTCTGCACGAACTTGACGCCGTCGGCGACGAGCTGCGCCCAGCCGTGGAACGCGCCCGCGTACATCGGGCCGAGGCGACCCTGCATGTGGGCCATGACCTTGTGCTCGGCCTGGCCGACAACCAACGGGAGCAGCAGGAACGCGACGACGACGGCGACCACCCGGACGACGAGGTCGAGCCAGATCGGCATCAGGCGCCCTCCCCCGCCCGAGGACCCCACTCTTTCGGGTCGGGAACGCCGGGCGGGCGCATCGGGGCGCGTTTCGTCGTGCCGGCCTCGGACTCGCCGGGTTCCTTGGCGCCGGGCCACGCCTTGGCGACCCGGGAGGCCAGCACGAACTCCTTGCGCAGCGGGTGACCCTCGAAGCCGGGCGGCAGCAGCAGGGGACGCAGGTCGGGATGCCGGGCGAAGGTGATGCCGAACATCTCGTACGTCTCCCGCTCGTGCCACGAGGCGCCCGGGAAGAGCTCGACAACCGACTCGATCACCGGGTTGTCACGGGCCACAAGCGTGCGCAGCAGCAGCGCGTGCCGGCGCCGGGTCGACCACAGGTGCGCGACCAGGCGGAAACCGTCGTCGAGTTCGTCGACGGCGGACAGCCAGTCGAAATAGTCGCAGCCGAGGGCGCCGTTGTGCTTGGCCGTGCCCACCGCCTCCCACCAGCGGGCGACCGGCACGTCGACCACCGCGCGCTCGTGCCCGGGGCCGCCGCCCGAGAGGCCGGCCACGATCTCGCCCGGAGGCGCGTCCGGCGAGTCGTCCGTCAGCAGCGCGACGAGGCGCTCGCCGACCTCTTCAGGCGTCATGGGGTCATCCTAGGGTTTCTCCGGTCACAG from Paractinoplanes brasiliensis encodes the following:
- a CDS encoding NADH-quinone oxidoreductase subunit C, which produces MTPEEVGERLVALLTDDSPDAPPGEIVAGLSGGGPGHERAVVDVPVARWWEAVGTAKHNGALGCDYFDWLSAVDELDDGFRLVAHLWSTRRRHALLLRTLVARDNPVIESVVELFPGASWHERETYEMFGITFARHPDLRPLLLPPGFEGHPLRKEFVLASRVAKAWPGAKEPGESEAGTTKRAPMRPPGVPDPKEWGPRAGEGA